A window from Rhea pennata isolate bPtePen1 chromosome 1, bPtePen1.pri, whole genome shotgun sequence encodes these proteins:
- the XNDC1N gene encoding protein XNDC1N isoform X2, with protein MAPVAVGHVVSFSSQDPRFPVENLLRGDGLRPWLSCPHDQSRQLKAELQLERASAIGYIDVGNCGCAFLQIDVGRSSWPLSQPYVTLLPSVTLMTPADSKLDRNRCGVRMFKEADFLALAVGQKWDRLRLICSQPFSKHGQFGLSFIRVRTPLEADRGQPPPPSQQGLEDPESAASPWHSNPAFCKIFFPEPRVSTREEEQLKSHLQQLEPGPESRAWSPARLSRPARMVLSAAQRRARKPRASTGSVGSNQEQAAEDPGGPAASGLCQLPQGRPGQEEEPEPGAMKEDWPGPGRAEERAVRGRRARAPSAQVVSAWSSFLRTPPAVGRKTSSRRRTGPPLRGWICPLTPGCRVRSASSGSARGRWRDTPAPAGSRQEPWAPRPLPSGWSR; from the exons ATGGCTCCGGTCGCCGTCGGCCACGTCGTGTCCTTCTCGTCGCAG GACCCCAGGTTCCCGGTGGAGAACTTGCTGCGGGGCGATGGCCTTCGGCCCTGGCTCAGCTGCCCCCACGAccagagcaggcagctgaaagcggagctgcagctggagagagccAGCGCCATCGGCTACATAGACGTGG GGAACTGCGGCTGCGCCTTTCTCCAGATCGATGTGGGTCGCTCCTCCTGGCCGCTGAGCCAGCCTTACGTCACCCTGCTGCCCAGCGTCACGCTGATGACGCCGGCTGACTCGAAGCTGGACAGGAACCGCTGCGGAGTCCGGATGTTTAAAGAAG CAGATTTCCTGGCGCTGGCGGTGGGCCAGAAGTGGGACCGGCTGCGGCTCATCTGCAGCCAGCCCTTCAGCAAGCACGGCCAGTTCGGGCTCTCCTTCATCCGGGTGCGCACCCCGCTGGAAGCTGACCGCGGCCAGCCACCCCCGCCTTCGCAGCAAGGCCTG GAGGATCCTGAGTCTGCAGCCAGCCCCTGGCACTCCAACCCTGCCTTCTGcaagattttctttccagagCCACGTGT GAGCACTagggaggaggagcagctgaagagccacctgcagcagctggagccagGCCCCGAGTCCCGCGCGTGGAGCCCGGCCCGCCTCAGCCGGCCGGCCAGGATGGTGCTGTCGGCAGCTCAAAGGCGGGCTCGCAAGCCCAGAGCCAGCACAGGCTCCGTGGGGAGCAaccaggagcaggcagctgaagACCCTGGAGGCCCTGCAGCATCAG gcctctgccagctccctcaagGCCGTCCAGGTCAGGAGGAAGAGCCAGAGCCCGGAGCGATGAAGGAAGACTGGCCAGGACcggggagagcagaggagagagcagtCAGGGGGAGACGGGCACGTGCCCCATCTGCTCAG GTCGTTTCAGCGTGGAGCTCCTTCCTGCGCACGCCTCCAGCTGTGGGGAGGAAGACTTCGTCCCGGAGGCGGACTGGCCCTCCTCTCCGTGGGTGGATTTGTCCCCTGACGCCTGGGTGTCGTGTCCGATCTGCGAGCTCTGGTTCAGCCCGGGGGAGGTGGAGAGACACGCCAGCACCTGCGGGGAGCAGGCAGGAACCCTGGGCGCCTCGTCCTCTCCCTTCTGGGTGGAGTAGGTAG
- the XNDC1N gene encoding protein XNDC1N isoform X1, whose translation MAPVAVGHVVSFSSQDPRFPVENLLRGDGLRPWLSCPHDQSRQLKAELQLERASAIGYIDVGNCGCAFLQIDVGRSSWPLSQPYVTLLPSVTLMTPADSKLDRNRCGVRMFKEADFLALAVGQKWDRLRLICSQPFSKHGQFGLSFIRVRTPLEADRGQPPPPSQQGLEDPESAASPWHSNPAFCKIFFPEPRVSTREEEQLKSHLQQLEPGPESRAWSPARLSRPARMVLSAAQRRARKPRASTGSVGSNQEQAAEDPGGPAASGSVQDAPAAPKRARGIPDRRQRARSPVGRPLPAPSRPSRSGGRARARSDEGRLARTGESRGESSQGETGTCPICSGRFSVELLPAHASSCGEEDFVPEADWPSSPWVDLSPDAWVSCPICELWFSPGEVERHASTCGEQAGTLGASSSPFWVE comes from the exons ATGGCTCCGGTCGCCGTCGGCCACGTCGTGTCCTTCTCGTCGCAG GACCCCAGGTTCCCGGTGGAGAACTTGCTGCGGGGCGATGGCCTTCGGCCCTGGCTCAGCTGCCCCCACGAccagagcaggcagctgaaagcggagctgcagctggagagagccAGCGCCATCGGCTACATAGACGTGG GGAACTGCGGCTGCGCCTTTCTCCAGATCGATGTGGGTCGCTCCTCCTGGCCGCTGAGCCAGCCTTACGTCACCCTGCTGCCCAGCGTCACGCTGATGACGCCGGCTGACTCGAAGCTGGACAGGAACCGCTGCGGAGTCCGGATGTTTAAAGAAG CAGATTTCCTGGCGCTGGCGGTGGGCCAGAAGTGGGACCGGCTGCGGCTCATCTGCAGCCAGCCCTTCAGCAAGCACGGCCAGTTCGGGCTCTCCTTCATCCGGGTGCGCACCCCGCTGGAAGCTGACCGCGGCCAGCCACCCCCGCCTTCGCAGCAAGGCCTG GAGGATCCTGAGTCTGCAGCCAGCCCCTGGCACTCCAACCCTGCCTTCTGcaagattttctttccagagCCACGTGT GAGCACTagggaggaggagcagctgaagagccacctgcagcagctggagccagGCCCCGAGTCCCGCGCGTGGAGCCCGGCCCGCCTCAGCCGGCCGGCCAGGATGGTGCTGTCGGCAGCTCAAAGGCGGGCTCGCAAGCCCAGAGCCAGCACAGGCTCCGTGGGGAGCAaccaggagcaggcagctgaagACCCTGGAGGCCCTGCAGCATCAG GGTCCGTGCAGGATGCGCCCGCAGCCCCAAAGAGAGCCCGCGGGATACCGGACAGGAGGCAGAGAGCTCGGAGCCCAGTGGGCAG gcctctgccagctccctcaagGCCGTCCAGGTCAGGAGGAAGAGCCAGAGCCCGGAGCGATGAAGGAAGACTGGCCAGGACcggggagagcagaggagagagcagtCAGGGGGAGACGGGCACGTGCCCCATCTGCTCAG GTCGTTTCAGCGTGGAGCTCCTTCCTGCGCACGCCTCCAGCTGTGGGGAGGAAGACTTCGTCCCGGAGGCGGACTGGCCCTCCTCTCCGTGGGTGGATTTGTCCCCTGACGCCTGGGTGTCGTGTCCGATCTGCGAGCTCTGGTTCAGCCCGGGGGAGGTGGAGAGACACGCCAGCACCTGCGGGGAGCAGGCAGGAACCCTGGGCGCCTCGTCCTCTCCCTTCTGGGTGGAGTAG